In Rattus norvegicus strain BN/NHsdMcwi chromosome 1, GRCr8, whole genome shotgun sequence, a genomic segment contains:
- the Zfp788 gene encoding zinc finger protein 788 isoform X1: MDLVVFEDVAVNFTEEEWALLDSSQKHLYRDVMLETYSNLACVGNEWEEQSMEEQHRNPRRSQRMCTCERLYESTEGCQSGEIFTKTPHLTNIFPGPKVELEENDRIQYKCEQTWTTLYSVTSIQTYTQSLNMSGPYNVCGTSFGFPSSFGRYQEIPVGEMYYEQKEKNCVSVKSFYTYERNDKAAIDNDRKPFHRPQSSFGSCESHGRINTRKRSYECKLCSKSFMYPSLLQKHEITHSREKPYRCLQCGKAFRNLSSLQKHNIVHTEEKPYKCPYCNKVFICQGSLQSHIRVHTGEKPYECKQCGKAFRVNSSFWRHKKVHTGEKPYECKQCGKSFIYPSLLQTHERTHSAEKPYNCKQCGKAFKSHSSLRVHERNHTGEKPYECKQCGRSFIYPCLLQIHERTHSGVKPYGCKQCGKAFRRLSDLRVHERIHTGEKPYECKQCIKSFINRYLLKMHQKSHTGEKPYKCKMCSKAFIYPSLLKLHERSHTGEKPYPCKQCDKAFIFPSLLKMHERTHTGEKPYACKQCGEAFKSYNSLQRHKRIHTNVKPYECKHCSKTFICQRSLQLHNRTHTGEKPYKCEECGNSFRYHNSLQRHRIIHTGKNLYECKQCDRSFIYPYLLQIHDRTHSGGKPYECKQCGKSYIYPSLLRIHERTHSAEKPYNCKQCGKAFKSHSSLRVHERNHTGEKPYECKQCGRSFIYPCLLQIHERIHSGVKPYECKQCGKAFRGHSSFRIHKKLHSGEKPYECKQCGKCFVYPSLLRMHERTHSSEKPYDCKQCGKAFKSRSSLREHERNHIEEKSYQCQQCGKIFRRYSSFQNHKQIHAIEKLNECKQCGKIFIYPSFLQRHERTHICERTLYM; the protein is encoded by the coding sequence AATGTGTACATGTGAGAGACTATATGAGAGTACCGAAGGTTGCCAATCTGGAGAAATCTTTACCAAGACACCACATCTGACAAACATCTTCCCTGGTCCAAAAGTTGAGCTTGAGGAAAATGACAGGATACAGTATAAATGTGAACAGACCTGGACAACATTGTATTCTGTCACAAGTATTCAAACCTATACGCAAAGCCTCAACATGAGTGGGCCTTATAATGTATGCGGCACATCCTTCGGTTTTCCTAGCTCATTTGGAAGATATCAAGAAATTCCTGTTGGAGAAATGTATtatgaacagaaggaaaagaactgtGTTTCTGTTAAATCATTTTACACATATGAAAGGAATGACAAAGCAGCAATCGATAATGACCGAAAACCATTTCATAGACCCCAGAGTTCTTTTGGTTCCTGTGAAAGTCATGGAAGAATTAATACAAGAAAAAGGTCCTATGAATGCAAACTATGTAGTAAATCTTTCATGTATCCTTCTTTACTTCAAAAACATGAAATAACCCATTCCCGTGAAAAACCCTACAGATGCCTACAATGTGGGAAAGCTTTCAGAAATCTCAGTTCTCTTCAGAAGCATAACATAGTTCATACTGAGGAAAAGCCTTATAAATGTCCTTATTGTAATAAAGTGTTTATCTGTCAGGGATCACTTCAGTCACATATAAGAGTTCATACTGGGGAAAAGCCTTATGAGTGTAAACAGTGTGGTAAAGCTTTCAGAGTTAACAGTTCCTTTTGGCGGCATAAAAAAGTTCATACTGGGGAaaagccctatgaatgtaaaCAGTGTGGTAAGTCCTTCATTTATCCTTCTTTACTTCAAACCCATGAAAGAACTCACAGTGCAGAAAAACCCTATAACTGTAaacagtgtggtaaagcctttaaaTCTCACAGTTCCCTTCGAGTCCATGAAAGAAACCATACTGGGGAaaagccctatgaatgtaagcAATGTGGCAGATCCTTTATTTACCCCTGCTTACTCCAGATCCATGAAAGAACTCACAGTGGTGTCAAACCCTATGGATGTAAGCAGTGTGGGAAAGCGTTCAGACGCCTCAGTGACCTTCGAgtacatgaaagaattcatactggagaaaaaccttatgaatgtaaacAGTGCATTAAATCTTTTATTAATCGGTATTTACTTAAGATGCATCAAAAGTCTCATACTGGTGAGAAACCCTATAAATGTAAGATGTGCAGTAAAGCCTTCATTTATCCTTCCTTACTTAAACTGCATGAAAGATCTCACACTGGGGAAAAACCCTATCCATGTAaacaatgtgataaagccttcaTTTTCCCCTCTTTACTTAAAATGCATGAAAGAACTCACACTGGGGAAAAGCCTTATGCTTGTAAACAGTGCGGTGAAGCCTTCAAAAGCTACAATTCCCTTCAGAGACATAAAAGAATTCATACTAATGTAAAGCCTTACGAATGTAAACATTGTAGCAAAACCTTCATATGTCAGAGATCCCTTCAGTTACATAATAGAActcatactggagaaaaaccatATAAATGTGAAGAGTGTGGTAACTCCTTCAGATACCACAATTCCCTTCAAAGACATAGAATAATTCATACTGGGAAAAATCTCTATGAATGTAAACAGTGTGATAGGTCCTTCATTTATCCGTATTTACTCCAAATACATGACAGAACTCACTCTGGGGgaaaaccctatgaatgtaaacAGTGTGGTAAGTCCTATATTTATCCTTCTTTACTACGAATACATGAAAGAACTCACAGTGCGGAAAAACCCTATAACTGTAaacagtgtggtaaagcctttaaaTCTCACAGTTCCCTTCGAGTTCATGAGAGAAACCATACTGGGGAAAAGCCATATGAATGTAAGCAATGTGGCAGGTCCTTTATTTACCCCTGCTTACTCCAgatccatgaaagaattcacaGTGGTGTGAAGCCTTACGAATGCAAacagtgtgggaaagcctttagGGGTCACAGTTCCTTTCGGATTCATAAGAAACTTCACAGTGGGgaaaaaccctatgaatgtaaacAGTGTGGTAAGTGCTTCGTTTATCCATCCTTACTTCGAATGCACGAACGAACTCATAGTAGTGAAAAGCCCTATGATTGTAAGCAGTGTGGTAAGGCCTTTAAATCTCGTAGTTCCCTCCGAGAACATGAAAGAAACCACATTGAGGAAAAATCCTATCAGTGTCAACAGTGTGGTAAAATCTTCAGGCGTTACAGTTCATTTCAAAACCATAAACAAATCCATGCTATAGAAAAACTCAATGAATGTAAACAATGTGGTAAGATCTTCATTTatccttcttttcttcagagGCATGAAAGAACTCACATTTGTGAAAGAACCCTATATATGTAA
- the Zfp788 gene encoding zinc finger protein 788 has translation MLETYSNLACVGNEWEEQSMEEQHRNPRRSQRMCTCERLYESTEGCQSGEIFTKTPHLTNIFPGPKVELEENDRIQYKCEQTWTTLYSVTSIQTYTQSLNMSGPYNVCGTSFGFPSSFGRYQEIPVGEMYYEQKEKNCVSVKSFYTYERNDKAAIDNDRKPFHRPQSSFGSCESHGRINTRKRSYECKLCSKSFMYPSLLQKHEITHSREKPYRCLQCGKAFRNLSSLQKHNIVHTEEKPYKCPYCNKVFICQGSLQSHIRVHTGEKPYECKQCGKAFRVNSSFWRHKKVHTGEKPYECKQCGKSFIYPSLLQTHERTHSAEKPYNCKQCGKAFKSHSSLRVHERNHTGEKPYECKQCGRSFIYPCLLQIHERTHSGVKPYGCKQCGKAFRRLSDLRVHERIHTGEKPYECKQCIKSFINRYLLKMHQKSHTGEKPYKCKMCSKAFIYPSLLKLHERSHTGEKPYPCKQCDKAFIFPSLLKMHERTHTGEKPYACKQCGEAFKSYNSLQRHKRIHTNVKPYECKHCSKTFICQRSLQLHNRTHTGEKPYKCEECGNSFRYHNSLQRHRIIHTGKNLYECKQCDRSFIYPYLLQIHDRTHSGGKPYECKQCGKSYIYPSLLRIHERTHSAEKPYNCKQCGKAFKSHSSLRVHERNHTGEKPYECKQCGRSFIYPCLLQIHERIHSGVKPYECKQCGKAFRGHSSFRIHKKLHSGEKPYECKQCGKCFVYPSLLRMHERTHSSEKPYDCKQCGKAFKSRSSLREHERNHIEEKSYQCQQCGKIFRRYSSFQNHKQIHAIEKLNECKQCGKIFIYPSFLQRHERTHICERTLYM, from the coding sequence AATGTGTACATGTGAGAGACTATATGAGAGTACCGAAGGTTGCCAATCTGGAGAAATCTTTACCAAGACACCACATCTGACAAACATCTTCCCTGGTCCAAAAGTTGAGCTTGAGGAAAATGACAGGATACAGTATAAATGTGAACAGACCTGGACAACATTGTATTCTGTCACAAGTATTCAAACCTATACGCAAAGCCTCAACATGAGTGGGCCTTATAATGTATGCGGCACATCCTTCGGTTTTCCTAGCTCATTTGGAAGATATCAAGAAATTCCTGTTGGAGAAATGTATtatgaacagaaggaaaagaactgtGTTTCTGTTAAATCATTTTACACATATGAAAGGAATGACAAAGCAGCAATCGATAATGACCGAAAACCATTTCATAGACCCCAGAGTTCTTTTGGTTCCTGTGAAAGTCATGGAAGAATTAATACAAGAAAAAGGTCCTATGAATGCAAACTATGTAGTAAATCTTTCATGTATCCTTCTTTACTTCAAAAACATGAAATAACCCATTCCCGTGAAAAACCCTACAGATGCCTACAATGTGGGAAAGCTTTCAGAAATCTCAGTTCTCTTCAGAAGCATAACATAGTTCATACTGAGGAAAAGCCTTATAAATGTCCTTATTGTAATAAAGTGTTTATCTGTCAGGGATCACTTCAGTCACATATAAGAGTTCATACTGGGGAAAAGCCTTATGAGTGTAAACAGTGTGGTAAAGCTTTCAGAGTTAACAGTTCCTTTTGGCGGCATAAAAAAGTTCATACTGGGGAaaagccctatgaatgtaaaCAGTGTGGTAAGTCCTTCATTTATCCTTCTTTACTTCAAACCCATGAAAGAACTCACAGTGCAGAAAAACCCTATAACTGTAaacagtgtggtaaagcctttaaaTCTCACAGTTCCCTTCGAGTCCATGAAAGAAACCATACTGGGGAaaagccctatgaatgtaagcAATGTGGCAGATCCTTTATTTACCCCTGCTTACTCCAGATCCATGAAAGAACTCACAGTGGTGTCAAACCCTATGGATGTAAGCAGTGTGGGAAAGCGTTCAGACGCCTCAGTGACCTTCGAgtacatgaaagaattcatactggagaaaaaccttatgaatgtaaacAGTGCATTAAATCTTTTATTAATCGGTATTTACTTAAGATGCATCAAAAGTCTCATACTGGTGAGAAACCCTATAAATGTAAGATGTGCAGTAAAGCCTTCATTTATCCTTCCTTACTTAAACTGCATGAAAGATCTCACACTGGGGAAAAACCCTATCCATGTAaacaatgtgataaagccttcaTTTTCCCCTCTTTACTTAAAATGCATGAAAGAACTCACACTGGGGAAAAGCCTTATGCTTGTAAACAGTGCGGTGAAGCCTTCAAAAGCTACAATTCCCTTCAGAGACATAAAAGAATTCATACTAATGTAAAGCCTTACGAATGTAAACATTGTAGCAAAACCTTCATATGTCAGAGATCCCTTCAGTTACATAATAGAActcatactggagaaaaaccatATAAATGTGAAGAGTGTGGTAACTCCTTCAGATACCACAATTCCCTTCAAAGACATAGAATAATTCATACTGGGAAAAATCTCTATGAATGTAAACAGTGTGATAGGTCCTTCATTTATCCGTATTTACTCCAAATACATGACAGAACTCACTCTGGGGgaaaaccctatgaatgtaaacAGTGTGGTAAGTCCTATATTTATCCTTCTTTACTACGAATACATGAAAGAACTCACAGTGCGGAAAAACCCTATAACTGTAaacagtgtggtaaagcctttaaaTCTCACAGTTCCCTTCGAGTTCATGAGAGAAACCATACTGGGGAAAAGCCATATGAATGTAAGCAATGTGGCAGGTCCTTTATTTACCCCTGCTTACTCCAgatccatgaaagaattcacaGTGGTGTGAAGCCTTACGAATGCAAacagtgtgggaaagcctttagGGGTCACAGTTCCTTTCGGATTCATAAGAAACTTCACAGTGGGgaaaaaccctatgaatgtaaacAGTGTGGTAAGTGCTTCGTTTATCCATCCTTACTTCGAATGCACGAACGAACTCATAGTAGTGAAAAGCCCTATGATTGTAAGCAGTGTGGTAAGGCCTTTAAATCTCGTAGTTCCCTCCGAGAACATGAAAGAAACCACATTGAGGAAAAATCCTATCAGTGTCAACAGTGTGGTAAAATCTTCAGGCGTTACAGTTCATTTCAAAACCATAAACAAATCCATGCTATAGAAAAACTCAATGAATGTAAACAATGTGGTAAGATCTTCATTTatccttcttttcttcagagGCATGAAAGAACTCACATTTGTGAAAGAACCCTATATATGTAA